A genomic window from Parvularcula sp. LCG005 includes:
- a CDS encoding DUF885 domain-containing protein: MTRTCSSLLVLIPLLMACGESGTSQPSSTTATETAAASAEATQSESERLNAWFDVVYEEQILRSPLTLTSLGRKERYDEWDDFTAAAGRDEAEWLQAKADEMAAQFDYDALDDEAKMSYDLWTYQADRAMAGLAFIDHGFIFDQMTGIHSLFPTYLINFHKVDTLSDMEAYIARLEAIDPAVVQLIARGESAIDTGYHSPKFANEIVREESAKIISGAPFDEGDDSSLYADAKAKIAALLDAGTIDQAKADELTEKVEAALVGPVATAYGRIITFLEDDLANAPEEASGIGGMPDGQAYYAYRLQQSTTTDMSPEEVHQLGLSEIERLTAEMNGLKEKAEFDGTFEDFVTYIKEAEWNYYPDTDEGRQAYIDDATAAIDNIKAELPNYFGILPKADLVVKRVEAFREQDGAAQHYFNGTPDGSRPGVYYAHLSDMTSMPKNQLEVIAYHEGLPGHHMQISIAQELDSVPQFRTQYGSTAYIEGWALYTEYLAKEMPNTYVDVYSDAGRLSSEMWRAIRLVVDTGLHAKGWTEEEAIAFAQQYSARSRTTIQSEVRRYIVIPGQATSYKIGMLKILELREKARTELGEQFDIRDFHDVVLGGGALPLSLLERRVDEWIAASKA, encoded by the coding sequence ATGACCCGAACATGTTCGAGCCTTCTCGTCCTCATTCCCCTCCTGATGGCCTGCGGCGAGAGCGGCACCTCTCAACCGTCTTCAACGACTGCCACCGAAACGGCGGCTGCGTCCGCCGAGGCGACTCAGTCTGAAAGCGAACGGCTGAACGCCTGGTTCGATGTCGTTTATGAAGAGCAGATCCTGCGCAGCCCGCTGACCCTGACGTCTCTGGGCCGCAAGGAACGCTATGACGAGTGGGACGATTTCACTGCCGCGGCTGGCCGCGACGAGGCTGAGTGGCTTCAGGCAAAAGCCGACGAAATGGCGGCGCAGTTCGACTATGACGCGCTCGATGACGAAGCCAAGATGTCCTACGATCTGTGGACCTATCAGGCAGACCGGGCGATGGCTGGCCTTGCCTTTATCGATCATGGATTCATTTTCGATCAGATGACCGGGATCCATTCCCTGTTTCCGACCTATCTGATCAATTTCCACAAGGTCGACACGCTCAGCGACATGGAAGCCTACATCGCCCGTCTCGAGGCGATCGACCCGGCGGTTGTGCAACTGATCGCACGGGGCGAAAGCGCGATCGACACCGGCTATCACTCACCGAAATTTGCCAATGAGATCGTGCGGGAAGAAAGCGCGAAGATCATCTCCGGCGCGCCGTTCGATGAGGGCGATGACTCAAGCCTCTATGCGGATGCCAAGGCCAAGATCGCGGCTCTCCTCGACGCTGGAACGATTGATCAAGCCAAGGCGGATGAGCTGACCGAAAAGGTCGAAGCGGCGCTCGTTGGTCCGGTTGCGACGGCCTATGGCCGCATCATTACCTTCCTTGAGGATGACCTGGCGAACGCCCCGGAGGAAGCGAGCGGTATTGGCGGCATGCCGGACGGCCAGGCCTACTATGCCTATCGCCTGCAGCAGAGCACGACGACCGACATGTCCCCCGAAGAGGTGCATCAGCTGGGCTTGAGCGAGATCGAGCGCCTCACGGCTGAAATGAACGGGCTCAAGGAAAAGGCCGAGTTCGACGGCACGTTCGAAGACTTCGTCACCTATATCAAGGAAGCCGAGTGGAACTACTATCCGGACACGGATGAAGGGCGTCAGGCCTATATTGACGATGCCACGGCGGCGATCGACAACATCAAGGCCGAGCTGCCGAATTATTTCGGCATTCTGCCGAAGGCTGATCTGGTCGTGAAGCGTGTTGAGGCGTTCCGGGAGCAGGACGGCGCGGCGCAGCACTATTTCAACGGCACCCCTGATGGGTCTCGCCCGGGCGTCTACTATGCTCACCTGTCTGACATGACGTCGATGCCGAAGAACCAGCTTGAAGTGATCGCCTATCACGAGGGGCTGCCGGGTCACCACATGCAGATTTCGATCGCGCAGGAACTCGACAGCGTGCCGCAGTTCCGCACGCAATATGGCTCGACTGCCTATATTGAAGGCTGGGCGCTTTATACGGAGTACCTCGCCAAGGAGATGCCGAACACCTACGTTGATGTCTATTCTGACGCAGGGCGGCTCTCTTCAGAAATGTGGCGGGCGATCCGGCTGGTCGTCGATACGGGCCTGCACGCCAAGGGCTGGACAGAAGAAGAGGCGATCGCGTTCGCCCAGCAATATTCGGCCCGCTCCCGCACAACCATCCAGTCGGAGGTGCGGCGCTACATCGTCATCCCGGGCCAGGCCACAAGCTACAAGATCGGCATGCTCAAAATTCTCGAGCTGCGCGAAAAAGCCCGCACGGAACTTGGTGAGCAGTTCGACATCCGCGATTTCCATGATGTGGTGCTGGGCGGCGGTGC